The Rhinoderma darwinii isolate aRhiDar2 chromosome 8, aRhiDar2.hap1, whole genome shotgun sequence genome has a window encoding:
- the TOR2A gene encoding prosalusin isoform X3: MDRMSTLDCDLARNVFGQHLAREQMVKALRTFVETDQPSKPLVLSLHGWSGTGKTFVSSLLVKYLYKDGNRSPYVHRFSPILHFPHAQNVNQYKDDLKLWIQGNLTACSRSMFLFEEMDKMHPGMIDVITPFLGPSWVVFGSNYKKAIFVFVSNSGGEAINNVALKFWREHKDREEIQLRDVVPAITEAVISDQEHGFWQSDIIKQNLIDVIVPFLPLRPNHVRHCVRSELEQMGLASEEDLVHSVTDSLVYFPEDERVFSSTGCKTVAFRINYYL, encoded by the exons CGTTGGACTGTGATCTTGCTCGTAACGTGTTTGGCCAGCACCTGGCTAGGGAGCAGATGGTGAAGGCCCTAAGAACGTTTGTGGAGACCGACCAGCCCAGTAAGCCCCTTGTACTTTCTCTCCACGGCTGGAGTGGAACTGGGAAAACCTTTGTGAGTTCCCTGCTGGTAAAATACCTGTACAAGGATGGAAACCGGAGTCCGTATGTCCATCGCTTCTCTCCTATCCTGCACTTCCCTCATGCCCAGAATGTCAATCAGTACAAG GACGACCTGAAGCTCTGGATCCAGGGTAACCTCACTGCCTGCAGCCGCTCCATGTTTTTATTCGAGGAGATGGATAAGATGCATCCAGGGATGATTGATGTTATTACTCCCTTCCTGGGTCCATCGTGGGTCGTCTTTGGTTCAAACTACAAGAAGGCCATATTTGTGTTTGTAAG TAATTCGGGAGGAGAAGCCATTAATAATGTGGCACTGAAATTCTGGAGAGAACACAAAGATAGAGAGGAGATTCAGCTTCGTGACGTGGTGCCTGCTATAACTGAAGCTGTGATATCTGACCAGGAAC atggTTTCTGGCAGTCTGACATTATCAAGCAGAATCTCATCGATGTCATTGTCCCTTTTTTACCTCTTCGTCCCAACCACGTCCGACACTGTGTGCGCAGCGAGCTGGAGCAGATGGGATTGGCCTCTGAGGAAGACCTCGTACATTCTGTAACAGACAGTTTGGTTTATTTTCCTGAAGACGAGCGCGTTTTCTCATCCACAGGCTGCAAAACTGTTGCGTTTCGGATCAACTACTATTTATGA
- the TOR2A gene encoding prosalusin isoform X4, producing the protein MVKALRTFVETDQPSKPLVLSLHGWSGTGKTFVSSLLVKYLYKDGNRSPYVHRFSPILHFPHAQNVNQYKDDLKLWIQGNLTACSRSMFLFEEMDKMHPGMIDVITPFLGPSWVVFGSNYKKAIFVFVSNSGGEAINNVALKFWREHKDREEIQLRDVVPAITEAVISDQEHGFWQSDIIKQNLIDVIVPFLPLRPNHVRHCVRSELEQMGLASEEDLVHSVTDSLVYFPEDERVFSSTGCKTVAFRINYYL; encoded by the exons ATGGTGAAGGCCCTAAGAACGTTTGTGGAGACCGACCAGCCCAGTAAGCCCCTTGTACTTTCTCTCCACGGCTGGAGTGGAACTGGGAAAACCTTTGTGAGTTCCCTGCTGGTAAAATACCTGTACAAGGATGGAAACCGGAGTCCGTATGTCCATCGCTTCTCTCCTATCCTGCACTTCCCTCATGCCCAGAATGTCAATCAGTACAAG GACGACCTGAAGCTCTGGATCCAGGGTAACCTCACTGCCTGCAGCCGCTCCATGTTTTTATTCGAGGAGATGGATAAGATGCATCCAGGGATGATTGATGTTATTACTCCCTTCCTGGGTCCATCGTGGGTCGTCTTTGGTTCAAACTACAAGAAGGCCATATTTGTGTTTGTAAG TAATTCGGGAGGAGAAGCCATTAATAATGTGGCACTGAAATTCTGGAGAGAACACAAAGATAGAGAGGAGATTCAGCTTCGTGACGTGGTGCCTGCTATAACTGAAGCTGTGATATCTGACCAGGAAC atggTTTCTGGCAGTCTGACATTATCAAGCAGAATCTCATCGATGTCATTGTCCCTTTTTTACCTCTTCGTCCCAACCACGTCCGACACTGTGTGCGCAGCGAGCTGGAGCAGATGGGATTGGCCTCTGAGGAAGACCTCGTACATTCTGTAACAGACAGTTTGGTTTATTTTCCTGAAGACGAGCGCGTTTTCTCATCCACAGGCTGCAAAACTGTTGCGTTTCGGATCAACTACTATTTATGA
- the TOR2A gene encoding prosalusin isoform X2, with amino-acid sequence MDRMSSNTSIKGRSGGFWAALDCDLARNVFGQHLAREQMVKALRTFVETDQPSKPLVLSLHGWSGTGKTFVSSLLVKYLYKDGNRSPYVHRFSPILHFPHAQNVNQYKDDLKLWIQGNLTACSRSMFLFEEMDKMHPGMIDVITPFLGPSWVVFGSNYKKAIFVFVSNSGGEAINNVALKFWREHKDREEIQLRDVVPAITEAVISDQEHGFWQSDIIKQNLIDVIVPFLPLRPNHVRHCVRSELEQMGLASEEDLVHSVTDSLVYFPEDERVFSSTGCKTVAFRINYYL; translated from the exons CGTTGGACTGTGATCTTGCTCGTAACGTGTTTGGCCAGCACCTGGCTAGGGAGCAGATGGTGAAGGCCCTAAGAACGTTTGTGGAGACCGACCAGCCCAGTAAGCCCCTTGTACTTTCTCTCCACGGCTGGAGTGGAACTGGGAAAACCTTTGTGAGTTCCCTGCTGGTAAAATACCTGTACAAGGATGGAAACCGGAGTCCGTATGTCCATCGCTTCTCTCCTATCCTGCACTTCCCTCATGCCCAGAATGTCAATCAGTACAAG GACGACCTGAAGCTCTGGATCCAGGGTAACCTCACTGCCTGCAGCCGCTCCATGTTTTTATTCGAGGAGATGGATAAGATGCATCCAGGGATGATTGATGTTATTACTCCCTTCCTGGGTCCATCGTGGGTCGTCTTTGGTTCAAACTACAAGAAGGCCATATTTGTGTTTGTAAG TAATTCGGGAGGAGAAGCCATTAATAATGTGGCACTGAAATTCTGGAGAGAACACAAAGATAGAGAGGAGATTCAGCTTCGTGACGTGGTGCCTGCTATAACTGAAGCTGTGATATCTGACCAGGAAC atggTTTCTGGCAGTCTGACATTATCAAGCAGAATCTCATCGATGTCATTGTCCCTTTTTTACCTCTTCGTCCCAACCACGTCCGACACTGTGTGCGCAGCGAGCTGGAGCAGATGGGATTGGCCTCTGAGGAAGACCTCGTACATTCTGTAACAGACAGTTTGGTTTATTTTCCTGAAGACGAGCGCGTTTTCTCATCCACAGGCTGCAAAACTGTTGCGTTTCGGATCAACTACTATTTATGA
- the TOR2A gene encoding prosalusin isoform X1, with protein sequence MAGSFSLLLLVILSTGGCWELSAFHCSLYNSCECGFRPDLNALDCDLARNVFGQHLAREQMVKALRTFVETDQPSKPLVLSLHGWSGTGKTFVSSLLVKYLYKDGNRSPYVHRFSPILHFPHAQNVNQYKDDLKLWIQGNLTACSRSMFLFEEMDKMHPGMIDVITPFLGPSWVVFGSNYKKAIFVFVSNSGGEAINNVALKFWREHKDREEIQLRDVVPAITEAVISDQEHGFWQSDIIKQNLIDVIVPFLPLRPNHVRHCVRSELEQMGLASEEDLVHSVTDSLVYFPEDERVFSSTGCKTVAFRINYYL encoded by the exons ATGGCGGGCAGCTTCAGCCTGCTGTTGCTGGTTATACTGAGCACCGGAGGATGCTGGGAACTGTCTGCCTTTCACTGCAGCCTGTACAACTCCTGCGAGTGCGGCTTCAGGCCGGACCTTAACG CGTTGGACTGTGATCTTGCTCGTAACGTGTTTGGCCAGCACCTGGCTAGGGAGCAGATGGTGAAGGCCCTAAGAACGTTTGTGGAGACCGACCAGCCCAGTAAGCCCCTTGTACTTTCTCTCCACGGCTGGAGTGGAACTGGGAAAACCTTTGTGAGTTCCCTGCTGGTAAAATACCTGTACAAGGATGGAAACCGGAGTCCGTATGTCCATCGCTTCTCTCCTATCCTGCACTTCCCTCATGCCCAGAATGTCAATCAGTACAAG GACGACCTGAAGCTCTGGATCCAGGGTAACCTCACTGCCTGCAGCCGCTCCATGTTTTTATTCGAGGAGATGGATAAGATGCATCCAGGGATGATTGATGTTATTACTCCCTTCCTGGGTCCATCGTGGGTCGTCTTTGGTTCAAACTACAAGAAGGCCATATTTGTGTTTGTAAG TAATTCGGGAGGAGAAGCCATTAATAATGTGGCACTGAAATTCTGGAGAGAACACAAAGATAGAGAGGAGATTCAGCTTCGTGACGTGGTGCCTGCTATAACTGAAGCTGTGATATCTGACCAGGAAC atggTTTCTGGCAGTCTGACATTATCAAGCAGAATCTCATCGATGTCATTGTCCCTTTTTTACCTCTTCGTCCCAACCACGTCCGACACTGTGTGCGCAGCGAGCTGGAGCAGATGGGATTGGCCTCTGAGGAAGACCTCGTACATTCTGTAACAGACAGTTTGGTTTATTTTCCTGAAGACGAGCGCGTTTTCTCATCCACAGGCTGCAAAACTGTTGCGTTTCGGATCAACTACTATTTATGA